GATATGACTGCTCTGGGCCCGTCCCTTATCACTGCCCGAAAACCGATGTGGTTGGGCTACCGCCGCCTCCAAAGTGTCATACGGAAAGTAAGAGTAATGCGGGAGTCCTATTTCATTGTTAGTAACCATTCACAATAGgtctctgcctccggcagtTTGAGGTGCTGCCCCTAACTCCAATGTTCCTCTCGCTAGGCTCCAGCAGTTCTGTCTGGGGTCcaagcaatctcctgcaaAGCACGAGCTTTGGGGGTTGAGACGGGGCTTTCACATAACTTACCGCCGGCAAGATTGCCAATGCCCTTGATGGCAAAGTATTTGTAAAACTTCTTGAACTCGCTGCCCTGCCTGTTTTTGGCATTTTCGCTATAGTAGTGCGATAAGTCTCTTGGAGGTGCCATAGTCAGATGAGTTTCTCCCTTGGCCTGACAAACTATGCTATTACTGTCGTCTAAAAATATGTTCCCAAATGGTAAAGAGATGTCTGGCAGGTAGTTCTGTGGTGCGAGCAATATGAATGGAGAGGATGCTATTACGCAATTCCTGATGTAGGTTTATAAACTTTCGGTCTGGTGCGCTGACGTTAGATAAGAGCTGGTACACGGCACTAAACGAGATCGAGTGACGCAGCGACCTGCTTATCTGCCTTATCTCTATCTGATGCATGATATCGAGCGGAATCCGAGCGTAACGGCTGCAGCTGCCAACTCCTAGCTCCACCTCCGCCAGGTCTCTTTCTATCTGGCCAAACGAATTCACTCATGTCTATTCTTTCATTTACCTATTTAACTTCTCTGCTCTAGCACCCAGATCTTGTCATTTTCCACCATAGACCCATATCGGCCTATAATCTACTGCCAGCCGCTAAAATAGCCCCTTGCATGGGAGCTTATCAGTAGTGCGGTTAAATTGGTAAGCGTCTGACGGGCTCGAAATGAACTAGTTATTTCCTGCGACGACTGGAGCTCCGTCCCGGACCCCGCCGTTCCTCTCGCTTTTTACTCAAGTGGGGTCTCGGCTTGGCCAGTGCTCCCCTTTCGTCGAAATTCGCAAGAGTATGACCCCCATACCCAACTCAAGCGAGATGAGAAGAGCACTGGAGTCTGggacggagccccagccgctggcAATTACCCACCACCTGTCAAGTATAagttgaaataaataaatacaattACCTGAGCTTAGGGGGACGCTGCTGTTTGTTACGAACGAGCCGCGATACAAGCCATTCGGTAGCGTCTTCGACACCAGTTCCATCAAGGGCACTGATGGGAAGCACACGACTGTCTCTGGCGCTCATTTTCTCTGCtattttgttgaagatctCTTTAATGTCCTCAACTTCGAGCCTATCTTCTTGGTCCTGTTTGTTCGCAAGCATGAGAATGGGCGTGCCTTCTATTGACTCTGATGACACTATCTTATCAAGAGCGTCCCGACACTGCTCAATTCGTGTCCTGTCTGTAGAGTCGACGACAAATACCACTGCATGCGCTTCAGTATAGTAGCTCTCCCATAGTGTACGCAGGGCCTCCTGACCGCCCAAGTCCCATATCTTTAACATAACTCCGTTCTTCGTAATATGGGCCACGTTCTGACCCACAGTAGGGGCAATTTTGTCAGGAGCTAAACCCTTTGTGTTCGAGTATTCAGTTTTTAACCGCTCCAAAAGGGTCGTTTTTCCGGCATTATCCAGACCTAGAATCAGAACGGCATACTCTTCCTTTCTCGTGAAATTGGCATACAATGACCTCGCCAGATGGTACATTATATCTCTGTTAATATCACCACACTAGTGGACCAGCCTTTTGTAATTCCAGATATATTGGAAACCAGGATCCTGATAGAACTCACACAGTTGACTTGGTAATCAACGACGAGACTACGGCACAACT
This is a stretch of genomic DNA from Sugiyamaella lignohabitans strain CBS 10342 chromosome C, complete sequence. It encodes these proteins:
- the ARL3 gene encoding Arf family GTPase ARL3 (ARF-like small GTPase of the RAS superfamily; required for recruitment of Arl1p, a GTPase that regulates membrane traffic, to the Golgi apparatus; NatC-catalyzed N-terminal acetylation regulates Golgi membrane association mediated by interaction with membrane receptor, Sys1p; similar to ADP-ribosylation factor and orthologous to mammalian ARFRP1; GO_component: GO:0005794 - Golgi apparatus [Evidence IEA,IEA]; GO_component: GO:0005794 - Golgi apparatus [Evidence IDA] [PMID 15077113]; GO_component: GO:0005794 - Golgi apparatus [Evidence IDA] [PMID 15077114]; GO_component: GO:0005622 - intracellular [Evidence IEA]; GO_component: GO:0042175 - nuclear outer membrane-endoplasmic reticulum membrane network [Evidence IDA] [PMID 9920936]; GO_function: GO:0005525 - GTP binding [Evidence IEA,IEA]; GO_function: GO:0003924 - GTPase activity [Evidence IDA,ISS] [PMID 9920936]; GO_function: GO:0000166 - nucleotide binding [Evidence IEA]; GO_process: GO:0043001 - Golgi to plasma membrane protein transport [Evidence IMP] [PMID 16926193]; GO_process: GO:0006886 - intracellular protein transport [Evidence IMP] [PMID 9920936]; GO_process: GO:0033365 - protein localization to organelle [Evidence IMP] [PMID 12620189]; GO_process: GO:0015031 - protein transport [Evidence IEA]; GO_process: GO:0007264 - small GTPase mediated signal transduction [Evidence IEA]; GO_process: GO:0006810 - transport [Evidence IEA]); amino-acid sequence: MYHLARSLYANFTRKEEYAVLILGLDNAGKTTLLERLKTEYSNTKGLAPDKIAPTVGQNVAHITKNGVMLKIWDLGGQEALRTLWESYYTEAHAVVFVVDSTDRTRIEQCRDALDKIVSSESIEGTPILMLANKQDQEDRLEVEDIKEIFNKIAEKMSARDSRVLPISALDGTGVEDATEWLVSRLVRNKQQRPPKLR